One Pantoea eucalypti genomic region harbors:
- a CDS encoding BglG family transcription antiterminator codes for MRFPNQRLAQLFDALQNETLPQDELARRFAVSTRTVRTDITALNALLADHGAQFILSRGAGYQLKIEDAQRFQHLQQHTASPLRVPRTSQDRVRYLLTRFLTAAYSLKLEELAEEWFVSRATLQNDMAEVREWLGRYHLTIESKPHYGMKLFGSEVAIRTCLTDLLWQIDQAMPESPLLTIEALNSGMLETLRPLLQSCFAQHNIRLSDEGERYLRLYCAVAVRRISEGYPLNDPGAEEIGDEVREAAHQLINLMRPLVSKPISPAEENWLRVNIAARRIQAIAPSAINADDADALVDYLLSFINTHYNFNLQNDQQLRADLLTHIKTMITRVRYQIHIPNPLLSNIKQHYPMAYDVTLAAVTSWGKYTPYVITENEIGFLVLHIGVGLERHYDVGYQRHPQVLLVCDSGNSTLRMIEAMLLRKYPQLQVTARLSQREYEARSRIDEDFVISTIRLSEKEKPVVVMSPFPTGFQLEQIGKLVLVDRTRPYMLAKFFDAQHFHIVDQPTTRSELFRQLSDQLQEEGFVDEAFYPSVEEREAIVSTMLGEGIALPHSLGLLAKKTVVYTVLAPHGIPWGDDTAYVIFLLAISKSEYEEAMAIYDLFVTFLRERAMTRLRDCTDFTCFRAVAMDCLSRP; via the coding sequence GTGAGATTTCCCAATCAGCGCCTTGCGCAACTGTTCGATGCCCTGCAAAACGAAACGCTGCCTCAGGATGAGCTGGCGCGGCGTTTTGCTGTCTCGACACGCACCGTGCGTACCGATATTACGGCGCTGAATGCGCTGCTGGCAGATCATGGTGCGCAGTTTATCCTGAGCCGTGGCGCGGGTTATCAGCTGAAGATCGAGGATGCTCAGCGCTTTCAGCATCTGCAGCAGCATACTGCCTCACCGCTGCGGGTGCCGCGTACCTCGCAGGACCGGGTTCGCTACCTCCTGACCCGTTTTCTTACCGCTGCCTATTCACTGAAACTTGAAGAGCTGGCGGAAGAGTGGTTTGTCAGCCGCGCGACCCTGCAGAACGATATGGCAGAGGTGCGCGAGTGGCTGGGTCGCTATCACCTCACCATTGAGAGTAAACCGCACTACGGCATGAAGCTATTTGGCAGCGAAGTGGCGATTCGGACCTGTCTCACCGACCTGTTATGGCAAATCGATCAGGCGATGCCAGAGAGTCCGCTGCTGACTATTGAAGCGCTGAACAGCGGCATGCTGGAGACGCTGCGTCCGCTGCTGCAAAGCTGTTTTGCGCAGCACAACATTCGCCTCAGTGATGAGGGCGAGCGCTATCTGCGGCTCTATTGCGCCGTTGCTGTGCGTCGCATCAGCGAAGGTTATCCGCTTAACGATCCCGGTGCTGAGGAGATTGGCGATGAGGTGCGTGAAGCGGCACATCAGCTGATTAATCTGATGCGTCCACTGGTCAGCAAACCAATTTCACCCGCTGAAGAAAACTGGCTGCGGGTTAACATTGCCGCGCGGCGCATTCAGGCGATCGCTCCCAGCGCCATCAATGCCGATGATGCCGACGCGCTGGTGGATTACCTGCTCAGCTTTATCAACACGCACTACAACTTCAATCTGCAAAACGATCAACAGCTGCGAGCCGATCTGCTTACCCACATCAAAACCATGATTACCCGGGTGCGCTATCAGATTCACATCCCTAACCCGCTGCTCAGCAACATCAAGCAGCACTATCCGATGGCCTATGATGTCACCCTGGCGGCGGTGACCAGCTGGGGGAAATATACGCCTTACGTCATTACCGAGAATGAGATTGGCTTTCTGGTGCTGCATATTGGTGTCGGACTGGAGCGCCACTATGACGTGGGCTATCAGCGTCATCCACAGGTGCTGCTGGTGTGCGACAGCGGTAACTCCACGCTGCGCATGATTGAAGCGATGTTGCTGCGGAAATATCCGCAGTTGCAGGTCACGGCCCGACTGTCACAGCGCGAGTATGAGGCGCGCAGTCGCATTGACGAAGATTTTGTCATCTCAACCATCCGGCTCAGCGAAAAAGAGAAACCCGTGGTGGTGATGTCACCGTTTCCCACCGGTTTTCAGCTGGAGCAGATTGGCAAGCTGGTGCTGGTCGATCGTACGCGGCCCTATATGTTGGCGAAATTTTTTGATGCCCAGCACTTTCATATTGTCGACCAGCCGACGACCCGGTCTGAGCTGTTCCGCCAGCTAAGCGATCAGCTACAGGAGGAGGGGTTTGTGGATGAGGCGTTCTATCCGTCGGTCGAAGAGCGTGAAGCGATTGTCAGCACGATGCTGGGCGAAGGCATTGCGCTGCCGCACTCGCTGGGACTCCTGGCAAAGAAAACCGTGGTCTATACCGTGCTGGCCCCACACGGTATTCCCTGGGGAGACGATACCGCCTATGTCATCTTCCTGCTGGCGATCAGCAAAAGTGAATATGAAGAGGCGATGGCGATATACGATCTGTTTGTGACGTTCCTGCGTGAAAGGGCGATGACCCGGCTGCGGGACTGCACCGATTTCACCTGCTTCAGGGCGGTGGCGATGGATTGCCTGAGTCGGCCATAG
- the dagF gene encoding 2-dehydro-3-deoxy-phosphogluconate aldolase codes for MTLTPNFYQDRLCLNVLAGSKENARAIWQAAEGHVLVGVLSKNYTSNDAAIADMREYAALIDNALSVGLGAGDPNQSQMVSEISAVLQPQHVNQVFTGVATSRALLGQSQTIVNGLVSPTGTPGQVKISTGPRSAKRQDGIVSIETAIAMLQDMGGSSVKYFPMGGLQAVDEYRAVAVACAKQDFWLEPTGGIDLENVGEIVRIALDAGVSKVIPHVYSSIIDKASGETRIDDVKQLLAICKTVLAR; via the coding sequence ATGACGCTGACACCTAATTTTTATCAGGATCGTCTCTGCCTTAACGTCCTTGCGGGATCAAAAGAGAATGCGCGCGCTATCTGGCAGGCAGCAGAAGGGCACGTGCTGGTCGGCGTGCTGTCAAAAAACTACACCAGCAATGACGCCGCTATCGCTGATATGCGTGAATATGCTGCGCTGATCGATAATGCACTCTCGGTGGGCCTGGGCGCGGGCGATCCAAATCAGTCACAGATGGTCAGTGAGATTTCGGCGGTGCTGCAACCGCAGCATGTGAATCAGGTCTTTACCGGTGTCGCCACCAGTCGTGCGCTGTTGGGTCAGTCACAGACTATTGTGAACGGTCTGGTCTCGCCAACCGGCACGCCAGGTCAGGTAAAAATTTCTACCGGACCGCGCAGCGCAAAACGGCAGGATGGGATTGTGTCCATCGAAACGGCGATTGCGATGCTGCAGGATATGGGCGGCAGCTCGGTGAAATATTTCCCGATGGGGGGTCTGCAGGCGGTGGATGAGTACCGCGCTGTGGCGGTAGCCTGTGCAAAACAGGATTTCTGGCTGGAGCCCACCGGCGGCATCGATCTGGAAAACGTCGGCGAGATCGTGCGCATTGCGCTGGACGCGGGCGTCAGCAAAGTGATCCCGCACGTCTACAGTTCGATCATTGACAAAGCCAGCGGAGAGACCCGCATTGACGATGTGAAGCAGCTGCTGGCCATCTGTAAAACAGTACTGGCCCGGTGA
- a CDS encoding LysR family transcriptional regulator yields MAKERALTLESLRVMDAIDRRGSFAAAADELGRVPSALSYTMQKLEEELDVVLFDRSGHRTKFTNVGRMLLERGRVLLEAADKLTTDAEALARGWETHLTIVTEALVPIDALFPLVTKLADKANTQFSLVTEVLAGAWERLEQGRADIVIAPDMHFRASTEINTRKLYTMMSVYVASADHPIHNEPEPQSEVTRVKYRGIAVADTARERPVLTVQLLDKQQRLTVSSMDDKRRALLAGLGVATMPYSLVEQDIAEGRLRVVSPEYTREVDIIMAWRRDSMGEAKSWCLREIPRLLAKKN; encoded by the coding sequence ATGGCCAAAGAGCGTGCATTAACCCTTGAATCTTTACGCGTTATGGATGCGATTGATCGACGTGGCAGTTTTGCAGCAGCAGCAGATGAACTGGGGCGTGTCCCTTCAGCCCTCAGCTACACCATGCAAAAGCTGGAAGAGGAGCTGGATGTGGTGCTGTTTGACCGCTCCGGTCACCGCACTAAATTTACCAACGTGGGACGCATGCTGCTGGAGCGTGGCCGGGTACTGCTGGAAGCGGCCGATAAGCTCACCACCGATGCGGAAGCGCTGGCGCGTGGCTGGGAAACCCATCTGACCATCGTTACTGAAGCGCTGGTGCCCATTGATGCACTGTTTCCGCTGGTGACAAAGCTGGCTGACAAAGCCAATACACAATTTTCGCTGGTTACCGAAGTATTGGCAGGCGCGTGGGAGCGGCTGGAACAGGGCCGTGCCGATATCGTGATCGCCCCCGATATGCACTTCCGTGCCTCCACCGAGATCAATACCCGTAAGCTCTACACCATGATGAGTGTTTACGTCGCCAGTGCTGACCATCCAATCCATAACGAGCCTGAACCTCAGTCTGAAGTGACGCGGGTGAAATACCGGGGCATTGCAGTGGCAGATACCGCGCGTGAGCGCCCGGTGCTGACCGTGCAGTTACTGGATAAACAGCAGCGCCTGACCGTAAGCAGCATGGATGATAAGCGCCGTGCCCTGCTGGCGGGGCTGGGTGTCGCAACCATGCCCTATTCACTGGTGGAGCAGGATATCGCGGAAGGCCGTCTGCGCGTGGTGAGTCCGGAATACACTCGCGAGGTTGATATTATTATGGCGTGGCGGCGCGACAGCATGGGCGAAGCCAAATCCTGGTGTCTGCGCGAGATCCCCCGCCTGCTGGCGAAGAAAAACTAA
- the diaA gene encoding DnaA initiator-associating protein DiaA, which produces MQERIKACFTESIQTQIAAAEALPDAISRAAMTLVQSLLNGNKILSCGNGASSANAQHFAASMINRFETERPSLPALALSADNVMLTAIGNDRLHDEIYAKQVRALGHAGDVLLAISTRGNTRDIVKAVEAAVTRDMTIVALTGYDGGELAGLLGPQDVEIRIPSHRSARIQEMHMLTVNCLCDLIDNTLFPHQE; this is translated from the coding sequence GTGCAGGAAAGAATTAAAGCGTGTTTTACCGAAAGTATTCAGACTCAGATTGCCGCAGCCGAGGCGTTGCCCGATGCCATCTCCCGCGCGGCCATGACGCTGGTGCAGTCGTTATTGAATGGCAATAAAATCCTGAGCTGTGGCAACGGTGCCTCATCCGCCAATGCCCAGCACTTCGCCGCCAGCATGATCAATCGTTTCGAGACCGAACGCCCCAGCTTACCGGCGCTGGCGTTAAGTGCCGACAACGTGATGCTGACCGCGATTGGGAATGATCGTCTGCACGATGAGATCTATGCCAAGCAGGTACGCGCGCTGGGACACGCAGGTGATGTGTTACTGGCCATCTCGACCCGTGGCAACACCCGTGACATCGTTAAGGCCGTAGAAGCAGCGGTGACACGCGATATGACTATCGTTGCGCTTACCGGGTATGATGGCGGAGAGCTCGCCGGACTGCTGGGTCCGCAGGATGTGGAAATCCGCATTCCGTCGCACCGCAGCGCCCGTATTCAGGAGATGCATATGCTCACCGTGAATTGCTTATGCGATCTGATCGATAACACTCTCTTTCCCCATCAGGAATGA
- the dolP gene encoding division/outer membrane stress-associated lipid-binding lipoprotein produces MKALNAIAILLTAMLLQGCVAVVAGGAAVATKTATDPRSVGTQVDDGTLELRVTNALAKDQQIKTDARVVATAYQGKVLLTGQAPSQEIANRAKQITMGVDGATEVYNEIRIGQKVTLGTTSSDTWITTKIRSQLLGSDQVKSSNVKVTTENGEVFLLGLVTQQEAQAAADVASRVSGVKHVTTAFTMLK; encoded by the coding sequence ATGAAAGCATTGAATGCTATAGCTATTCTGTTAACCGCCATGCTACTGCAGGGCTGCGTGGCGGTCGTCGCTGGCGGCGCAGCTGTTGCCACCAAAACGGCCACGGATCCCCGCTCGGTGGGTACACAGGTTGATGACGGCACGCTGGAGCTACGCGTCACGAACGCGCTGGCAAAAGATCAGCAGATTAAAACCGATGCCCGCGTTGTCGCCACCGCCTATCAGGGCAAAGTGCTGCTGACCGGTCAGGCGCCTTCGCAGGAGATCGCCAATCGTGCCAAACAGATCACCATGGGCGTTGATGGCGCAACCGAGGTCTATAACGAGATCCGCATCGGCCAGAAAGTGACGCTGGGCACCACGTCGTCAGACACCTGGATTACCACCAAAATCCGCTCGCAGCTGTTGGGCAGCGATCAGGTGAAATCCTCCAACGTGAAGGTGACGACGGAGAATGGCGAAGTGTTCCTGCTGGGTCTGGTGACACAACAGGAAGCGCAGGCCGCGGCTGATGTCGCCAGCCGCGTCAGTGGCGTGAAACACGTCACCACCGCCTTTACCATGCTGAAGTAA
- a CDS encoding YqjK-like family protein produces MSRREREERIHELLKHVQQQRLDLSAARRDWLEGTAHYDRGWFTFLSLRRYLAIGSSALAVYSIRSPSKLLRWAKRGFGAWSTWRMIKSALPPR; encoded by the coding sequence ATGAGCCGCCGCGAGCGTGAAGAACGCATCCATGAACTGCTTAAGCATGTGCAGCAGCAGCGGCTGGATTTAAGCGCTGCGCGGCGTGACTGGCTGGAAGGGACCGCCCATTACGATCGTGGCTGGTTTACTTTCCTCAGCTTACGTCGCTATCTGGCGATTGGCAGCAGCGCGCTGGCCGTCTACTCCATTCGTAGTCCCAGTAAGCTCTTACGCTGGGCCAAACGGGGATTCGGTGCCTGGAGTACCTGGCGCATGATTAAATCGGCTCTGCCACCGCGTTAA
- a CDS encoding penicillin-binding protein activator, with translation MLPSKVVRHKAGRFLPVILAGLILAACSGQAPQTSTVNIQGPATASSAYYLQQAQQSSDDSKTDWQLLAIRALLKEGKYPEATQQLSQLPQQLSETQQQESLLLKAQLLIAQQKSKDAEPLLAAVKTSALSQDQLARYYSLQIASAQGRPSLSLLRNYIAQEPLLKDADHQSNIDATWQTLTQMSPQEASNLVINADENVLQGWLDLLAVWRANAQDAEMLKSGIKDWQTRYPQNPAAKTLPTQLSQMQNYTKASTSIIALLLPLNGQAQVFANAIQKGFNDAKNGVSAPVAQPAAATAQPAAADATASAQPAAAAGSSADPISAPQQSATTTPQQQPQSQSQPQSQPAAAAPASSAQIKVYDTSSQPIEQVMQQAQQDGATIVVGPLLKSNVEKVANSQTPLNVLALNEPEKIQNHPNICYFALSPEDEARDAAHHIWDQGKRQPLLLVPRSGLGDRVTNAFAQEWQTLGGSTVMQQRFGSTAELKQGINSGAGISLSGTPVNAAPAEPQGVSIAGLTIPAPQQSTPDVVSTSSGGGIDAVYIVSTQDELQLIKPMITMRTGSRSNISLYASSRSAQAGAGPDFRLEMDGLQFSDIPLLSGSNPGLMQQTSKSFNNDYSLVRLYAMGMDAWTLANHFNQMRQSPGFTLDGNTGKLSADTDCVINRKLTWNQYRRGEIAPAN, from the coding sequence ATGCTTCCTTCAAAAGTCGTTCGTCATAAAGCAGGACGCTTTCTGCCTGTCATTCTTGCAGGGCTGATTTTAGCCGCATGTAGCGGTCAGGCGCCGCAAACCTCAACCGTCAATATTCAGGGGCCAGCCACCGCCAGCTCCGCTTACTATCTGCAGCAAGCGCAGCAAAGCAGCGATGATAGCAAGACCGACTGGCAATTACTCGCAATCCGCGCCCTGTTGAAGGAAGGAAAGTATCCCGAGGCCACTCAGCAACTGAGTCAGTTGCCGCAGCAGCTCTCTGAGACGCAGCAACAGGAATCTCTGCTGCTGAAAGCGCAGTTGTTGATTGCCCAGCAGAAATCCAAAGACGCTGAACCGCTGTTAGCAGCGGTAAAGACCAGCGCACTGTCGCAGGATCAGCTGGCGCGTTACTACAGCCTGCAAATTGCCAGCGCGCAGGGCCGCCCTTCACTCTCACTGCTGCGCAACTATATTGCTCAGGAACCGCTGCTGAAAGACGCCGATCATCAGAGCAATATTGACGCTACCTGGCAGACCCTGACGCAGATGTCGCCACAGGAAGCCAGCAACCTGGTGATCAATGCCGACGAAAATGTGCTGCAGGGCTGGCTGGATCTGCTCGCGGTCTGGCGTGCTAATGCCCAGGATGCAGAAATGCTGAAGTCCGGCATCAAAGACTGGCAGACTCGCTATCCGCAGAACCCGGCGGCCAAAACGTTACCGACGCAGCTGAGCCAGATGCAGAACTACACCAAAGCCTCTACCAGCATCATCGCGCTGCTGCTGCCGCTGAATGGCCAGGCACAGGTGTTCGCGAATGCCATCCAGAAAGGCTTTAACGACGCGAAGAACGGCGTATCCGCGCCGGTCGCACAGCCTGCGGCAGCAACTGCCCAGCCCGCCGCTGCGGATGCAACAGCCAGCGCGCAACCTGCCGCCGCTGCGGGATCGTCTGCCGATCCGATCAGCGCACCGCAGCAGTCTGCTACCACCACACCACAGCAACAGCCTCAGTCACAGTCACAGCCTCAATCTCAGCCTGCCGCCGCCGCACCGGCCAGCAGCGCTCAGATCAAGGTCTATGACACCAGCAGCCAGCCGATTGAGCAGGTGATGCAGCAGGCACAGCAGGATGGCGCCACTATCGTGGTTGGCCCACTGCTGAAGAGCAACGTTGAGAAGGTCGCCAACAGCCAGACACCCTTAAACGTGCTGGCGCTCAACGAGCCGGAAAAGATCCAGAACCATCCGAATATCTGCTACTTTGCGCTTTCTCCTGAAGACGAAGCACGCGATGCCGCGCACCATATCTGGGACCAGGGCAAACGTCAGCCGCTGCTGCTGGTTCCGCGCAGCGGCCTTGGCGATCGCGTGACAAACGCTTTTGCACAGGAGTGGCAGACGCTGGGTGGCAGCACCGTCATGCAGCAGCGCTTTGGCTCGACCGCTGAGCTGAAACAGGGCATTAACAGCGGCGCGGGCATCAGCCTGTCAGGTACGCCGGTCAATGCGGCACCTGCTGAGCCGCAGGGCGTTTCCATTGCGGGCCTGACCATTCCGGCACCGCAACAGAGCACGCCTGATGTGGTCAGCACCAGCAGCGGCGGTGGCATCGATGCGGTCTACATCGTCTCGACCCAGGATGAACTGCAGCTGATCAAACCGATGATCACCATGCGCACCGGCAGTCGCAGCAACATCTCGCTCTACGCCAGTTCGCGCAGCGCGCAGGCTGGTGCCGGCCCGGACTTCCGGCTTGAAATGGATGGCCTGCAGTTCAGCGATATTCCGCTGCTCTCCGGCAGCAATCCTGGCCTGATGCAGCAGACATCGAAGTCATTCAATAATGACTACTCGCTGGTGCGCCTCTATGCCATGGGTATGGATGCCTGGACGCTGGCGAACCACTTTAACCAGATGCGCCAGTCACCTGGCTTCACGCTGGATGGCAATACCGGCAAGCTCAGCGCCGACACGGATTGTGTGATCAACAGGAAGTTGACATGGAATCAGTATCGCCGGGGCGAAATCGCACCGGCCAACTAA
- a CDS encoding YraN family protein, with translation MESVSPGRNRTGQLNRRQIGAGHEEDARRYLEQAGLIWVASNVHFRNGELDLIMRDGHCWVFVEVRYRRDARYGGALASVTRNKQQKLLRAAALWLAQRGGSFETVNCRFDIIAITGTALEWLPNAFNADV, from the coding sequence ATGGAATCAGTATCGCCGGGGCGAAATCGCACCGGCCAACTAAATCGCCGTCAGATTGGCGCCGGACATGAAGAAGATGCCCGGCGCTATCTGGAGCAGGCTGGCCTGATATGGGTCGCCAGTAATGTTCACTTTCGCAATGGTGAACTTGACCTGATTATGCGTGACGGGCACTGTTGGGTGTTTGTTGAAGTCCGCTACCGACGCGATGCGCGTTATGGTGGCGCGCTCGCCAGCGTAACCCGGAATAAACAACAAAAGCTGCTGCGCGCTGCCGCTCTCTGGCTGGCGCAACGCGGCGGCAGTTTTGAAACAGTGAATTGCCGTTTCGACATCATCGCCATTACCGGCACGGCGCTCGAGTGGCTGCCGAATGCCTTTAATGCAGACGTTTAG
- the rsmI gene encoding 16S rRNA (cytidine(1402)-2'-O)-methyltransferase, with the protein MKQLDRAEISASTLYIVPTPIGNLGDITQRALTVLSSVDLVAAEDTRHTGLLLQHFAINARLFSLHDHNEQHKAELLLTKLQEGQSIALVSDAGTPLINDPGYHLVRRCREAGIRVVPLPGACAAIAALSAAGLPSDRFCYEGFLPAKTKGRCDTLRALVQEPRTLIFYESTHRLIDSLQDMVSELGPERYVVLARELTKTWESIYGAPVGELLAWVKEDENRRKGEMVLIVEGHKVDDDDALPADALRTLALLQKELPLKRAAALTAEIHSVKKNALYKYALEQQEA; encoded by the coding sequence ATGAAACAACTCGATCGGGCAGAGATTTCTGCCAGCACGCTCTACATCGTTCCAACCCCGATTGGTAATTTGGGTGATATCACCCAGCGGGCGCTGACGGTGCTTTCGAGCGTCGATCTGGTCGCTGCGGAAGATACACGTCATACCGGGCTGTTGCTACAACATTTCGCCATCAATGCGCGACTCTTCTCACTTCATGACCACAACGAGCAGCATAAGGCTGAGCTGCTGCTGACGAAGCTGCAAGAGGGTCAAAGCATAGCCTTAGTTTCCGATGCTGGCACGCCGCTGATTAACGATCCGGGCTACCATCTGGTGCGCCGCTGCCGTGAAGCGGGCATTCGTGTAGTGCCGCTACCGGGCGCCTGTGCCGCCATTGCCGCATTGAGCGCCGCAGGACTGCCATCCGATCGTTTCTGTTACGAAGGGTTTCTGCCCGCAAAAACCAAAGGCCGTTGCGATACCCTGCGAGCACTGGTGCAGGAGCCACGCACGCTGATTTTCTATGAATCAACCCATCGTTTAATCGACAGCCTGCAGGATATGGTGAGTGAGCTGGGGCCTGAGCGCTACGTTGTGCTGGCTCGTGAGCTGACCAAAACCTGGGAGTCGATTTATGGTGCGCCGGTCGGCGAGCTGCTGGCCTGGGTCAAAGAAGATGAAAATCGTCGCAAAGGCGAGATGGTGTTGATTGTTGAAGGGCACAAGGTTGACGATGACGATGCGTTACCGGCCGATGCGCTGCGTACGCTGGCGCTGTTGCAGAAAGAGCTGCCGTTGAAGCGCGCGGCTGCGCTGACCGCTGAGATCCACAGCGTAAAGAAGAATGCCCTTTATAAGTATGCGCTGGAGCAGCAAGAGGCGTGA
- a CDS encoding pirin family protein, which yields MITTRSASACGQADFGWLQGRYSFSFGHYFDPKLMGYASLRVLNQEVLAPGAAFQPRTYPQVDVLNIVLQGEAEYRDSEGNTISVREGEALLLSAQQGVSYTEINLSKDRPLTRMQLWLSACPERENPRMQKIALTEGRLSQLIASPDGIDDSLQLRQQVWIHQVELAPGEQHSLRIQGPRAYLQSIHGSLEAMSGTDHQEKLGCGDGAFLQEEKLLQLKAKTATRALVIDIPV from the coding sequence ATGATAACGACACGCAGTGCGTCCGCATGTGGTCAGGCCGATTTCGGCTGGTTGCAGGGGCGTTACAGTTTCTCTTTTGGCCACTATTTTGATCCTAAACTGATGGGTTACGCATCGCTGCGTGTTCTGAACCAGGAAGTGCTGGCACCGGGTGCGGCTTTTCAGCCGCGTACCTATCCTCAGGTCGATGTGCTGAACATCGTGCTGCAGGGTGAAGCTGAATACCGCGACAGCGAAGGCAACACCATCAGCGTGCGGGAAGGAGAGGCGCTGCTGCTCTCTGCCCAGCAGGGGGTAAGTTACACCGAAATTAACCTGAGCAAAGATCGTCCACTGACACGTATGCAGCTATGGCTGTCAGCCTGTCCTGAGCGCGAAAATCCGCGGATGCAAAAGATTGCCCTGACGGAAGGCCGGTTGTCTCAGCTGATCGCCTCGCCGGATGGGATAGATGACAGTCTGCAGTTGCGTCAGCAGGTGTGGATTCATCAGGTTGAGCTGGCGCCGGGCGAACAGCACTCGCTGCGGATACAGGGGCCACGCGCCTATCTGCAGTCAATTCATGGTTCGCTGGAGGCGATGTCCGGCACGGATCATCAGGAAAAGCTGGGCTGTGGCGATGGTGCGTTTTTGCAGGAAGAGAAGCTGTTGCAGCTGAAGGCGAAAACCGCGACCCGCGCGCTGGTCATCGATATTCCGGTCTGA
- a CDS encoding DoxX family protein, protein MKKFEDVGLLVARILMPILFITAGWGKITGYAGTQQYMEAMGVPGFMLPLVILLEFGGGLAILFGFLTRFTALFTAGFTILTAFLFHSNFAEGVNQLMFMKNLSIAGGFLVLGLVGPGAYSIDRLISKRKPQTIAR, encoded by the coding sequence ATGAAAAAATTCGAAGATGTCGGTTTATTAGTGGCTCGCATCCTGATGCCAATCCTGTTCATTACGGCCGGCTGGGGCAAGATCACCGGTTATGCAGGTACTCAGCAATATATGGAAGCGATGGGCGTCCCTGGCTTTATGCTGCCGCTGGTTATTCTGCTGGAGTTTGGCGGCGGTCTGGCCATTCTGTTTGGTTTCCTGACCCGTTTCACTGCCCTGTTCACTGCAGGCTTCACCATCCTGACCGCGTTTCTGTTTCACAGTAACTTTGCCGAAGGTGTGAATCAGTTGATGTTCATGAAAAACCTCTCTATCGCGGGTGGTTTCCTGGTGTTAGGTCTGGTGGGTCCAGGCGCATACAGCATTGATCGCCTGATCAGCAAAAGAAAACCACAGACGATTGCGCGCTAA
- a CDS encoding glutathione S-transferase family protein, protein MGQLIDGVWHDTWYDTKSTGGRFKRSESAFRNWVTADGSAGPVGKAGFAAERDRYHLYVSLACPWAHRTLLMRQLKGLDSMIDVSVVHPLMLENGWTFDDTFQDATGDKLYQNEFLYQLYLHADPQYSGRVTVPVLWDKQQNTIVSNESADIIRMFNSAFDAVGARAGDYYPVALREKIDELNGWIYDTVNNGVYKSGFATSQSAYDEAVTALFHSLSRLEQLLGQHRYLTGDQLTEADLRLWTTLVRFDPVYVTHFKCDRHRISDYRNLSGFLRDIYQMPGIAETVNLPHIRHHYYCSHKTINPNGVISLGPAFDWDEPHGRG, encoded by the coding sequence ATGGGACAGTTAATTGACGGTGTCTGGCATGACACCTGGTACGACACCAAATCCACTGGCGGACGTTTCAAACGTTCAGAGTCGGCTTTTCGCAACTGGGTCACGGCGGACGGTAGCGCCGGTCCGGTGGGCAAAGCGGGATTTGCTGCTGAGCGCGATCGCTATCATCTTTATGTCTCGCTGGCCTGCCCCTGGGCGCACCGTACGCTACTGATGCGTCAGCTGAAGGGTCTGGATAGCATGATCGACGTCTCCGTGGTGCATCCGTTGATGCTGGAGAACGGCTGGACCTTCGATGACACCTTTCAGGATGCGACGGGCGATAAGCTCTATCAGAACGAGTTCCTTTATCAGCTCTATTTGCATGCTGACCCGCAGTACAGTGGCCGTGTAACCGTGCCGGTATTATGGGACAAGCAGCAGAACACCATCGTCAGCAATGAATCGGCTGATATCATCCGCATGTTCAACAGTGCGTTTGATGCGGTCGGTGCCCGTGCCGGTGACTACTATCCGGTAGCGCTGCGCGAGAAGATTGATGAGCTGAATGGCTGGATCTACGATACGGTTAATAACGGCGTGTATAAATCGGGTTTTGCGACGTCGCAGTCCGCGTACGATGAGGCAGTGACTGCGCTGTTCCATTCGCTGTCGCGACTGGAGCAGCTCCTGGGCCAGCATCGCTATCTTACCGGTGATCAGCTGACCGAAGCGGATCTGCGTTTGTGGACCACGCTGGTGCGCTTTGATCCCGTCTATGTGACTCACTTTAAGTGCGATCGCCACCGGATCAGTGATTACAGAAACCTGAGCGGTTTCCTGCGTGATATCTATCAGATGCCGGGCATTGCAGAGACAGTCAATCTGCCGCATATCCGTCACCACTACTATTGCAGTCACAAGACCATTAACCCGAACGGCGTGATTTCGCTTGGGCCAGCGTTTGACTGGGATGAACCGCACGGCCGCGGTTAA